Proteins encoded within one genomic window of Psilocybe cubensis strain MGC-MH-2018 chromosome 2, whole genome shotgun sequence:
- a CDS encoding Interferon-induced GTP-binding protein Mx2, with protein MSDSLSTSSMSISTDRGSSSPPHISSPNDLSSVDTVLPSHSNGVGLANPQLSGGRRKMLDLVNKLHSTGVQVDIDLPQIAVIGSQSAGKSSLIESISGITLPRAAGTCTRCPTECRLSRSDSAWKCVVSLRFTTDANGQPLGQARNEPFGAIIYDKSEVEDRIRRAQRAILNPTKPAKFFLDDDQEEELLDSQLSFSLNAVTLQISGPDVADLSFCDLPGLIASVSSSSRGSGNDIALVESLVTTYIKKPSCIILLTVACETDFENQGAHRLAKHYDPDGKRTIGVLTKPDRIPLGEESNWLPFIRNEKETLENNWFCVKQPSSNDLKRNITWSEARQMENDFFSSKAPWCELEGLYQKYLRTSNLVERLSNVLSDLISKRLPQIQDELEKSIILTRGLLSKLPPAPSSNPRSEILALLHKFTSDFLRHVEGVSDDPSTSGTGIGLMQAIHPAQERFRREIRRTSPNFRPFKRIDAATKHLPAPAFLRNEEGNTSDDSGSGDSSNEVSWASLCKRKTPADDIIYVDDVLDRAQRARTRELPGHYPFVVQRMFIDSIVKEWQAPAQILCKIVHNIVSDNIKDLIKEHFGEFGQGHLEQRVRTIVQQHLKQCLERTEERIIWLIKLEELPFSLNTHYLADYRAKFLAHYKSAREKYEQPDVIDSITRYKVNPVPVSSSSRHATEPTGIAKALAGLAEAGLSGVAAHDLAKLLPPDPMEPALNIMADVRAYFQVAYKRFTDNVPLAIDLDLVRGAERNILSVLYSNLGINGVDGHRICMEMAQESPQVADRRADLQKKLERLEVASGELLSLGV; from the exons ATGTCTGATTCCCTATCCACCTCAAGTATGAGCATTTCGACGGACAGAGGCTCCAGCTCTCCACCGCATATCAGTTCTCCGAATGACCTGTCTTCCGTGGACACGGTCTTACCATCGCACAGCAATGGAGTTGGTCTTGCCAACCCCCAGCTTAGCGGTGGGAGAAGGAAAATGCTGGATCTTGTTAACAAACTCCACAGCACTGG CGTGCAAGTCGACATAGACCTCCCTCAAATTGCTGTCATCGGTTCACAGAGCGCTGGAAAGTCGTCACTCATAGAGTCTATCTCTGGAATTACCCTCCCTCGTGCTGCTGGTACCTGCACTCG TTGTCCGACAGAATGCAGATTGTCGCGTAGCGACTCTGCATGGAAATGCGTTGTCTCCCTAAGGTTTACCACCGACGCTAATGGTCAACCCCTAGGCCAAGCCCGTAACGAGCCCTTCGGTGCCATCATCTACGACAAGTCCGAAGTCGAAGATCGAATCCGCAGAGCACAACGTGCCATTCTCAACCCAACAAAGCCGGCGAAGTTTTTCCtggatgatgatcaagaggaGGAACTTCTGGATTCTCAGCTGAGCTTTTCGCTGAATGCTGTGACCCTGCAGATCAGCGGCCCAGATGTTGCCgatctttctttctgcgATCTCCCAG GCCTCATTGCCAGtgtcagcagcagcagccgtgGAAGTGGTAATGACATTGCCCTGGTCGAAAGCCTTGTAACGACTTACATCAAGAAGCCAAGCTGCATTATTCTCCTGACAGTTGCCTGCGAAA CCGACTTTGAAAACCAAGGCGCGCACCGTCTAGCCAAACACTATGATCCAGATGGAAAACGTACTATAG GTGTCTTGACGAAGCCGGATCGTATTCCACTCGGAGAAGAGTCCAACTGGCTTCCATTCATCAGAAATGAGAAGGAGACATTGGAAAACAACTGGTTTTGTGTCAAACAGCCCTCGTCAAATGACTTGAAACGCAACATCACGTGGTCTGAAGCCCGTCAAATGGAAAATGATTTCTTTTCATCCAAAGCACCCTGGTGCGAGCTCGAAGGACTTTATCAGAAGTACCTTCGCACAAGCAACCTTGTTGAACGGCTGAGCAACGTCCTATCCGATTTGATTTCAAAAAG GCTGCCGCAAATCCAAGATGAGCTCGAGAAGTCGATCATATTGACTCGTGGTCTGCTTTCCAAACTTCCCCCGGCCCCATCCTCCAATCCACGCAGCGAGATTTTGGCCCTCTTACATAAATTTACCAGCGATTTTTTACGCCATGTCGAAGGAGTCTCCGATGACCCATCCACGTCCGGCACTGGCATAGGCCTTATGCAGGCTATTCATCCTGCCCAAGAACGATTCAGGAGGGAGATTCGTCGAACCTCTCCTAATTTTAGGCCATTCAAACGGATTGATGCGGCTACAAAACACCTTCCTGCTCCTGCATTCCTTCGAAACGAGGAAGGGAACACAAGCGACGACAGTGGTAGTGGGGATAGTAGTAATGAGGTTTCATGGGCGTCCCTGTGCAAGCGCAAGACTCCGGCGGACGACATAATCTATGTCGATGACGTATTGGACAGAGCTCAACG GGCACGCACTCGAGAATTGCCTGGACATTACCCTTTTGTTGTTCAGAGGATGTTTATTGACAGCATTGTCAAAGAGTGGCAGGCACCGGCTCAAATCCTTTGCAAAATTGTTCATAATATTGTCTCGGACAATATCAAAGATCTCATCAAAGAGCATTTTGGTGAATTTGGACAGGGACATTTGGAGCAGCGTGTCAG AACCATCGTCCAGCAACATCTGAAGCAATGCCTCGAGCGTACCGAAGAGCGCATTATCTGGCTCatcaaactcgaagagctaccattttctttgaacacgCACTACCTCGCAGATTATCGTGCGAAGTTTCTTGCTCACTATAAGAGCGCGCGCGAGAAGTACGAACAGCCGGATGTCATTGACTCCATTACTCGATATAAAGTAAACCCAGTTCCAGTGTCTAGCTCCTCCAGACATGCCACAGAACCCACAGGAATTGCAAAAGCTCTAGCTGGATTGGCCGAAGCAGGTTTGTCCGGGGTCGCCGCCCATGACCTCGCCAAGTTGCTCCCGCCTGACCCAATGGAACCCGCTTTGAACATTATGGCAGATGTCAGGGCATACTTCCAAG TTGCCTACAAACGCTTCACTGACAACGTTCCGCTTGCGATCGACCTTGACCTTGTTCGTGGCGCTGAGCGAAACATCCTCAGCGTCTTATACTCTAATCTTGGGATCAACGGTGTAGATGGACATCGCATCTGCATGGAGATGGCTCAGGAGAGTCCTCAGGTTGCTGACAGACGTGCAGACCTTCAAAAGAAGCTGGaaagacttgaagttgctaGTGGGGAATTGCTCTCTCTTGGTGTTTAA
- a CDS encoding hypothetical protein (Uncharacterized protein YEL023C), with the protein MEKSKLQKAEGPTLISPRSLQTSSCSCKRLENGEFGRNLVVCVDGTANKFGMQNTNVVELYSRLVKDDTQLTYYNSGIGTHAGKAKPSFLTQAFEMAIGRNIENNVLDAYEWLSENYKAGDRIYLFGFSRGAYQVRIIAGMIEKVGLLHKGNKQQIPFAYDLYIKLKANQKRQEPAATTGTEGSGTNQVFHRMATSLSNSVPRAVATATRHKPTKTLRAIEDSETVCRSFKRTLSHTGVKVHFVGCWDTVSSVGVVRRESLPETTTGMAHVCVFRHALALDELRVKFLPEYVNGGEGPQHGHTSVEAPISKHENGTKPDVAAEPEHKPKTTRGNVKEVWFAGCHSDVGGGNIENLDANKFGPALRWMTYESITWGLRTTPFDQSWQPLYPQSSMTGLWKIAEYIPFKRLSYTGPNDVTRSLHKQAPRRIMPGQLIHESVRDSYTGSMNKPLACFRNGSGRSWDHWDGLHNIIENDPYIQPSTVLDRIQKTTAGHQITSDTREQLGLEADYDVLYTASLQDIGLRVIRERQDAETILASALVHEIGTFDRTSERIPKHISTIAKTLDRCFSLFPRKPIEVAADAQAVFEKLFENNPDACLKFLYHFANSERRQNIANAEIKRHMEALQRSAESSFSSGRIHSIKALALAFLNLLMATPSDDGTSYSYPGWMDGTYIKLISFHELSNEHRVNVLLELLSLFVAGMRDKQRGHLEIRLALLKEIDRYTYPIDDGPSMNIPEDAPRYLELLYDHAYELQTRFSNRGGNMDDLNQAISFYKHYDYLERHPEDFVLHNFACALSARFQNAGKQSDIEESIALHRRALELRPPPHPIHPFLLSNLAISLMTRFDYGGNQSDLDECIALHRQTLELRPSPHPDRSSTLTHLTNALLARFEEEGKWSDIEESIILSKQALEVGPMSHPDRPWLLNNLANAFSARFRNGGQQSDIEESIASLRQALALQPRFHPDRPVSLCNLANALSVRFEHGDKQSDLQESIALLRQALELQPPHHTDRPLLVSNLADSLSVRFENGGDESDIEESIALLRQALELQPLSRPNRSLLLSSLANSLSVRFDNGGDESDIEESIALVRQALELQPLSHPNRPPLLSRLANTLAARFENGGDESDIQESIALHRQALELQPPLHLDRPSSLNDLAYALFTRFENGGQKSDIDESISISRNVLELQSSSHPNRHYTVDALAYFLIHRFEQYNDQNDIQESVLLLTEALDLQIPNHSAWAGILTCLAHALQCRFERVGGEQADIDQSIILHEQAVELKSPNKSSRNQSFANALRIRFEHGGEPSDIDKSIRLFKEALESKPAPHRRRPGILDELAKAFEARYKKDGQQSDLDEAKALREEAQTLRDSYR; encoded by the exons ATGGAAAAGAGCAAACTGCAAAAAGCTGAAGGCCCGACTTTGATTTCGCCCAGAAGCTTACAGACCTCATCTTGTTCTTGTAAACGCCTTGAAAATGGAGAATTTGGTAGAAATCTGGTCGTATGTGTCGATGGAACGGCCAATAAATTTGGCATGCAG AATACAAATGTGGTGGAACTTTACAGCCGGCTTGTGAAAGATGACACCCAACTCACCTACTACAACAGTGGGATAGGGACCCACGCTGGCAAAGCAAAGCCCTCGTTCCTAACACAAGCTTTCGAAATGGCTATTGGAAG GAATATCGAGAACAATGTGCTCGACGCATATGAATGGCTTTCAGAGAATTATAAAGCAGGAGATAGGATCTATCTATTCG GATTTTCTCGCGGCGCTTACCAAGTTCGAATCATTGCAGGAATGATTGAAAAG GTCGGGCTTCTCCACAAAGGCAACAAACAACAAATCCCTTT TGCTTACGATCTTTACATCAAACTCAAAGCAAATCAAAAACGACAAGAGCCTGCTGCTACAACAGGGACCGAAGGATCCGGCACAAACCAAGTCTTTCATCGGATGGCCACTTCACTTTCTAACTCTGTTCCTCGGGCGGTAGCTACAGCAACTAGACATAAACCCACCAAAACATTACGTGCCATCGAGGACTCAGAGACTGTATGCCGGTCCTTTAAAAGGACGTTATCGCATACCGGGGTCAAAGTTCATTTTGTTGGCTGCTG GGACACAGTGTCTTCGGTTGGTGTCGTACGCAGGGAAAGTTTACCGGAAACAACGACCGGAATGGCGCATGTCTGCGTATTTCGGCATGCTTTGGCTCTTGACGAGTTGAGAGTCAAATTTCTACCCGAGTACGTTAACGGCGGCGAGGGTCCTCAGCACGGACATACATCAGTGGAAGCGCCTATTTCGAAGCATGAAAATGGGACCAAACCCGATGTCGCTGCCGAACCTGAGCACAAACCCAAAACAACGAGGGGAAATGTAAAGGAAGTGTGGTTCGCAGGATGTCATTCTGACGT TGGAGGTGGGAACATTGAAAATTTAGACGCCAACAAATTTGGCCCTGCTCTTCGATGGATGACCTATGAAAGTATTACCTGGGGTCTTCGCACGACACCATTTGATCAATCGTGGCAACCACTGTATCCTCAGTCCTCCATGACTGGGTTGTGGAAAATTGCCGAGTATATTCCATTTAAGCGCCTTTCGTATACTGGTCCGAATGATGTGACAAGAAG TCTTCACAAACAAGCGCCGCGGCGCATCATGCCTGGCCAGTTGATTCACGAATCAGTACGCGATTCATATACCGGTTCAATGAACAAACCCTTGGCATGTTTTCGAAATGGGTCTGGTCGAAGCTGGGACCACTGGGACGGTTTACACAATATCATTGAGAATGATCCATACATCCAACCCAGCACTGTTCTTGATCGAATTCAAAAGACAACTGCTGGGCATCAAATAACGTCTGACACAAGGGAGCAACTCGGACTAGAGGCGGATTACGATGTTCTGTATACCGCATCATTGCAAG ACATTGGACTACGCGTCATTCGTGAACGACAAGATGCGGAAACCATTCTAGCCTCAGCCTTGGTTCACGAGATCGGGACCTTTGACAGAACATCTGAACGAATCCCTAAACATATTTCAACCATCGCAAAAACCTTGGACAGATGCTTTAGTTTATTCCCAAGAAAGCCAATAGAAGTAGCTGCCGACGCTCAAGCAGTCTTTGAGAAGTTGTTCGAAAACAATCCTGATGCATGTCTCAAATTTTTATACCACTTTG CTAACTCGGAAAGACGTCAAAATATCGCAAACGCCGAGATCAAGAGGCACATGGAGGCTTTGCAGAGATCTGCTGAGTCAAGCTTTTCGAGTGGCCGTATCCATTCCATCAAGGCGCTAGCACTAGCGTTCCTCAACTTGTTGATGGCAACACCATCGGACGATGGAACGTCGTACTCATACcctggatggatggatgggaCCTACATCAAATTGATTTCATTTCATGAATTATCTAATGAGCACAGGGTCAATGTTCTTCTTGAACTCCTAAGCCTTTTCGTTGCAGGTATGCGAGACAAACAACGAGGACACCTAGAAATACGGCTTGCACTGTTGAAAGAAATCGACCGATATACATATCCAATTGATGATGGGCCCTCAATGAACATACCAGAAGACGCCCCTCGTTACCTGGAATTACTGTATGATCATGCATATGAGCTGCAAACAAGGTTTTCCAACAGAGGGGGAAATATGGACGATCTAAACCAAGCCATCTCATTCTACAAGCACTACGACTACCTTGAACGACACCCGGAGGATTTCGTTTTACATAACTTTGCCTGTGCACTCTCAGCTCGCTTTCAAAATGCAGGCAAACAATCCGACATCGAGGAATCCATTGCTTTGCACAGGCGAGCTCTGGAGCTTCGTCCTCCGCCTCATCCCATTCACCCTTTTTTGCTAAGCAACCTGGCCATTTCACTCATGACTCGCTTCGATTACGGAGGCAACCAATCCGACCTTGATGAATGCATTGCGTTACACAGACAAACACTGGAGCTTCGACCTTCCCCTCATCCAGACAGGTCTTCGACTCTAACTCACTTAACAAATGCACTTTTGGCTCGTtttgaagaggaaggaaaatgGTCTGATATCGAGGAATCCATTATTCTGAGCAAGCAAGCTCTGGAGGTTGGACCAATGTCCCATCCAGACCGGCCATGGTTGTTAAACAACCTGGCTAACGCGTTTTCCGCTCGTTTCAGAAATGGAGGCCAGCAATCCGACATTGAAGAATCCATAGCGTCACTCAGGCAAGCTCTGGCGCTCCAACCTCGATTTCATCCAGACCGACCTGTGTCGCTATGCAACCTTGCTAATGCACTATCCGTTCGCTTTGAACATGGAGACAAACAATCTGACCTCCAGGAATCCATTGCTTTGCTCAGGCAAGCACTGGAGCTTCAACCTCCGCATCACACAGACCGGCCGTTGTTAGTAAGCAACTTGGCCGACTCACTCTCTGTTCGTTTTGAAAATGGAGGCGATGAATCTGACATTGAAGAATCCATTGCTTTGCTCAGGCAAGCACTGGAGCTTCAACCCCTGTCTCGTCCAAACCGGTCTTTGTTGCTAAGCAGCCTGGCCAACTCACTCTCTGTTCGTTTTGACAATGGAGGCGATGAATCTGACATTGAAGAATCCATTGCTTTGGTAAGGCAAGCACTGGAGCTTCAACCTCTGTCTCATCCAAACCGGCCTCCGTTACTAAGCAGACTGGCCAATACACTCGCCGCACGCTTTGAAAATGGAGGCGATGAATCTGATATTCAAGAATCCATTGCTTTGCACAGGCAAGCCCTGGAGCTACAACCTCCCCTTCATCTGGACCGGCCTTCGTCGCTGAATGACCTGGCTTATGCATTGTTCACTCGCTTCGAAAATGGAGGACAAAAATCTGACATCGACGAATCAATTTCTATCAGCCGAAACGTACTggagcttcaatcttcaagCCATCCGAATCGACACTACACAGTCGACGCTTTGGCATATTTTCTCATTCACCGATTCGAACAATATAATGACCAGAATGATATCCAGGAGTCTGTCCTTCTACTTACTGAAGCGTTAGATCTTCAAATCCCCAACCATTCTGCCTGGGCGGGGATACTTACTTGTCTGGCGCATGCTCTGCAATGTCGTTTTGAACGCGTAGGTGGCGAGCAAGCCGATATTGACCAATCAATCATCCTTCACGAGCAAGCTGTTGAGCTTAAATCTCCCAATAAATCCTCAAGAAACCAAAGTTTTGCAAATGCGCTACGTATTCGATTTGAGCATGGAGGCGAGCCTAGTGACATTGACAAATCTATCCGTCTCTTCAAAGAAGCCTTAGAATCTAAACCTGCacctcatcgtcgtcgaccTGGGATTCTCGACGAATTGGCCAAAGCATTTGAAGCCAGGTACAAAAAAGACGGCCAACAAAGCGATCTTGACGAGGCAAAGGCTCTTCGCGAGGAAGCTCAAACGCTTCGGGATTCTTACCGTTAA
- a CDS encoding CTD kinase subunit gamma, which translates to MDPFEVRMQFIQFLRRLNASQQSIQKVVSYAIKNFECKDDIWDCIIEETQKGSINSRINILYFLDSLCETCLMVKSHSKSESSRAASANGLYVELVTRDLNRIIDSIVPEGRQGLPNLVSTKQILENWRSKRYIDPQKIDDVFSSLDSRPKIASSSTAESLKRPLSPQQTLSRNEVNKRIEQDRERHKRLRERRWVQPISRNPSFQPPQLASFYPLTDGPEEVPIDIEFENEWETTSDWNEDDEDAIAEEDQLAFGSSSKEDNKISFLSRRGVKV; encoded by the exons ATGGATCCTTTTGAAGTAAGGATGCAGTTTATACAATTTCTTCGTCGACTAAATGC CTCACAGCAGTCGATACAAAAGGTCGTCAGCTATGCGATCAAAAACTTCGAGTGCAAAGACGACATCTGGGACTGCATTATTGAAGAAACCCAAAAG GGGTCTATCAACTCCCGAATAAACATCCTCTATTTCCTCGACTCGCTCTGCGAGACATGCCTTATGGTCAAGTCCCATTCGAAATCCGAAAGCTCGCGAGCCGCAAGCGCGAACGGCCTATACGTCGAATTGGTGACCCGGGATCTCAACCGAATCATTGATTCCATCGTCCCAGAGGGAAGACAAGGCCTCCCAAACCTCGTCAGCACAAAACAG ATCCTCGAAAACTGGCGCAGCAAACGCTACATCGATCCCCAAAAGATCGATGACGTTTTTTCGTCGCTGGATTCCCGCCCAAAAATCGCCTCGTCAAGCACAGCCGAATCGTTAAAACGTCCATTGTCCCCTCAGCAAACCCTGTCCCGGAATGAAGTCAACAAGCGCATTGAGCAGGACCGCGAACGCCATAAACGACTGCGGGAGCGACGATGGGTCCAGCCAATATCACGAAACCCCTCTTTTCAGCCTCCACAGCTGGCCTCGTTCTATCCCCTCACGGATGGGCCAGAGGAGGTTCCGATTGATATTGAGTTTGAAAACGAGTGGGAGACGACAAGTGACTGGAacgaagatgacgaggatGCCATTGCAGAGGAGGATCAACTCGCATTCGGGTCAAGTAGTAAAGAAGACAATAAAATCAGTTTTCTTAGTCGTCGAGGGGTGAAAGTCTAA
- a CDS encoding Interferon-induced GTP-binding protein Mx2 — translation MLESVSTPMPMKVSDDHGGSNSGVGLSNPAISQGRRHMLDLVNRLHSTGVQVDIDLPQIAVIGSQSAGKSSLIESISGITLPRAAGTCTRCPTECKLSKSNAPWQCIVSLRYITDASGQVLGQAQNPVFGSVIYDKSQVEDRIRRAQLAILNPNKPLKYFLEETDFEDLKPQLSFSINAVSLQISGPDVADLSFVDLPGLIASQASGSGDGNDIALVQNLVTTYIKKPNCIILLTVACETDFENQGAHRLTKQYDPEGKRTIGVLTKPDRIPTGEESNWIPFIRNEKEPLENGWFCVKQPSSHELKQITTWADVRQKENEFFSAAAPWNELDALYQKHLRTVNLVNRLSSVLSDLIAKRLPEIFNELDASINTCRKELQRLPPPPPANPQSEIASLVYNFVTDLGRHVEGVPDENGLLQVIRPAQERFRRAIRATAPQFRPFERKYEEQRHISRAEFLVEEEGQVWDNEESEDEDREPREQELTPSDSLSDVSSSRSSKRKALPNNKIYIDDVMERANRARTRELPGHFPYVVQKTFIESVIKEWRAPALELCKTVYGSMLVHVQNLVEKHFKDFGQGHLEHSIRSIMRQHIEQCRSNAENKISWLLELEEDPFSLNTHYFADYKEKFLAYYKGERQRYTGSGLMSTLSEENNPQIPQALAALAALGLQGLNIIDLQKLLPSDEMEPALNIMSDVRAYFQVAYKRFADNVPLSIDRELVKGLTRDLLKKISDDLGTNTARGYEISKEFALESPQVADRRADLEKKLERLESAQKQLSGRLGA, via the exons ATGCTTGAATCTGTTTCTACTCCCATGCCGATGAAGGTATCAGACGACCATGGCGGCAGTAACTCTGGAGTCGGACTTTCCAATCCCGCCATTTCTCAAGGCAGGAGGCATATGCTTGATCTAGTCAACCGCCTCCACTCTACTGG TGTTCAAGTCGACATCGATCTTCCCCAAATTGCTGTCATTGGCTCTCAAAGTGCCGGCAAGTCGTCTCTGATAGAGAGCATATCTGGGATTACTTTGCCGCGCGCCGCTGGTACTTGTACTCG ATGCCCCACCGAATGCAAGTTATCAAAGAGCAACGCCCCATGGCAATGTATTGTTTCACTGCGTTATATCACGGACGCTTCAGGCCAAGTATTGGGTCAAGCTCAAAACCCAGTATTTGGGAGTGTCATCTACGATAAAAGCCAAGTCGAAGATCGTATCAGGAGGGCTCAACTCGCAATCTTGAATCCAAACAAACCCCTCAAGTACTTTTTAGAGGAAACAGACTTCGAAGATTTGAAACCGCAATTGagcttttccatcaatgCTGTAAGCTTGCAGATTAGTGGCCCTGATGTGGCCGATCTTTCTTTCGTTGATCTACCAG GATTGATTGCGAGTCAAGCAAGTGGTTCTGGAGATGGGAATGACATCGCTCTTGTTCAGAATCTGGTCACTACATACATTAAAAAGCCCAACTGCATCATTCTATTGACAGTCGCTTGCGAAA CCGATTTCGAAAACCAAGGCGCGCATCGTCTCACAAAACAGTACGACCCGGAAGGCAAGAGAACGATCGGTGTCCTGACCAAACCCGATCGCATTCCAACTGGCGAAGAATCCAACTGGATCCCCTTCATTCGCAATGAGAAGGAACCGCTTGAGAATGGCTGGTTCTGCGTTAAACAACCGAGCTCCCACGAGTTGAAGCAAATCACGACCTGGGCGGATGTAAgacagaaagaaaatgaattcTTTTCGGCAGCTGCGCCCTGGAACGAACTCGATGCCCTGTACCAAAAGCACTTGCGAACTGTCAACTTAGTGAACAGGTTAAGCTCAGTGTTGTCTGACTTGATTGCCAAGCG GTTGCCTGAAATCTTCAACGAGCTCGACGCGAGCATCAACACATGCAGAAAGGAGCTCCAGCGACTGCCCCCTCCGCCCCCTGCCAATCCGCAAAGCGAGATCGCGTCCTTGGTATATAACTTTGTCACCGACTTGGGTAGGCATGTAGAGGGTGTGCCGGACGAAAATGGATTGTTGCAGGTCATCCGACCCGCTCAGGAACGGTTCCGGAGAGCCATACGCGCGACTGCGCCCCAATTCCGGCCGTTTGAGAGGAAGTACGAAGAACAAAGGCATATTTCGAGGGCGGAGTTTcttgtcgaagaagaaggtcAGGTGTGGGACAATGAGGAGAGCGAGGATGAAGATCGTGAACCAAGAGAGCAGGAGTTGACGCCGAGTGACAGCCTCAGCGATGTCTCCAGCTCAAGGTCGTCGAAGAGGAAGGCTCTTCCTAACAATAAGATCTATATTGATGATGTTATGGAAAGGGCAAATCG TGCTCGAACAAGAGAGTTGCCTGGCCATTTCCCATACGTTGTTCAGAAGACATTCATTGAATCTGTGATCAAAGAATGGAGGGCGCCTGCTCTGGAGCTCTGCAAGACTGTTTACGGAAGCATGCTAGTACATGTTCAGAATCTTGTAGAAAAACACTTCAAGGATTTTGGGCAAGGTCATCTCGAGCATAGCATCAG GTCGATAATGCGCCAGCACATCGAACAATGCAGGTCGAACGCTGAAAACAAAATCTCATGGCTTCTCGAGTTAGAAGAAGATCCGTTCTCGTTGAATACGCATTACTTCGCTGATTACAAAGAAAAGTTCCTGGCATATTATAAGGGAGAGCGGCAACGTTACACTGGCTCAGGGTTGATGTCGACTTTGAGTGAAGAAAATAATCCACAAATTCCTCAAGCGCTGGCGGCGCTGGCTGCTCTGGGCTTACAAGGACTCAACATCATCGATCTGCAGAAGTTGTTGCCCTCTGACGAGATGGAACCAGCGTTGAACATCATGTCCGACGTTCGGGCATATTTCCAAG TGGCTTATAAACGATTCGCGGACAACGTCCCCCTTTCCATCGACCGCGAGCTTGTGAAAGGATTGACGAGGGACTTGCTGAAGAAGATTTCTGATGATCTAGGAACAAACACAGCTAGGGGTTATGAGATCAGCAAAGAGTTTGCGTTGGAGAGTCCACAGGTTGCGGACCGACGTGCAGACCTGGAGAAAAAGCTGGAGAGGCTGGAAAGTGCACAAAAACAACTTTCTGGTCGCCTTGGTGCCTAG